One window of Cuculus canorus isolate bCucCan1 chromosome 10, bCucCan1.pri, whole genome shotgun sequence genomic DNA carries:
- the OGT gene encoding UDP-N-acetylglucosamine--peptide N-acetylglucosaminyltransferase 110 kDa subunit isoform X1, with protein sequence MATSVGNVADSTEPTKRMLSFQGLAELAHREYQAGDFEAAERHCMQLWRQEPDNTGVLLLLSSIHFQCRRLDRSAHFSTLAIKQNPLLAEAYSNLGNVYKERGQLQEAIEHYRHALRLKPDFIDGYINLAAALVAAGDMEGAVQAYVSALQYNPDLYCVRSDLGNLLKALGRLEEAKACYLKAIETQPNFAVAWSNLGCVFNAQGEIWLAIHHFEKAVTLDPNFLDAYINLGNVLKEARIFDRAVAAYLRALSLSPNHAVVHGNLACVYYEQGLIDLAIDTYRRAIELQPHFPDAYCNLANALKEKGSVVEAEECYNTALRLCPTHADSLNNLANIKREQGNIEEAVRLYRKALEVFPEFAAAHSNLASVLQQQGKLQEALMHYKEAIRISPTFADAYSNMGNTLKEMQDVQGALQCYTRAIQINPAFADAHSNLASIHKDSGNIPEAIASYRTALKLKPDFPDAYCNLAHCLQIVCDWTDYDERMKKLVSIVADQLEKNRLPSVHPHHSMLYPLSHSFRKAIAERHGNLCLDKINVLHKPPYEHPKDLKASEGRLRIGYVSSDFGNHPTSHLMQSIPGMHNPEKFEVFCYALSPDDGTNFRVKVMAEANHFVDLSQDRDLMIDGEILPLCQKAVLIPCNGKAADRIHQDGIHILINMNGYTKGARNELFALRPAPVQAMWLGYPGTSGALFMDYIITDKETSPVEVAEQYSEKLAYMPNTFFIGDHANMFPHLKKKAVIDFKSNGHIYDNRIVLNGIDLKAFLDSLPDVKIVKMKCPDSCDNADGNAALSMPVIPMNTIAEAVIEMINRGQIQITINGFNISNGLATTQINNKAATGEEVPRTIIVTTRSQYGLPEDAVVYCNFNQLYKIDPSTLQMWANILKRVPNSVLWLLRFPAVGEPNIQQYAQNLGLSQNRIIFSPVAPKEEHVRRGQLADVCLDTPLCNGHTTGMDVLWAGTPMVTMPGETLASRVAASQLTCLGCLELIAKSRQEYEDIAVKLGTDLEYLKKIRGKVWKQRISSPLFNTKQYTMDLERLYLQMWDHYAAGNKPDHMIKPVEASESA encoded by the exons ATGGCGACCTCTGTGGGGAACGTGGCCGACAGCACAG AACCAACGAAACGTATGCTTTCCTTCCAAGGGTTAGCGGAGTTGGCTCATCGTGAGTATCAGGCAGGAGACtttgaagcagcagagagacacTGCATGCAGCTTTGGAGACAAGAGCCTGATAATACTGGAGTGCTTTTATTACTATCGTCCATTCATTTCCAGTGTCGCAGATTGGACAG GTCTGCTCACTTCAGTACTTTGGCCATTAAACAGAATCCACTGTTGGCCGAAGCCTACTCAAATCTAGGCAATGTATACAAGGAACGTGGACAGCTACAAGAAGCAATTGAACATTATAGACACGCGCTACGCCTCAAACCAGATTTCATTGATGGATATATTAATTTGGCTGCTGCGCTGGTAGCTGCCGGTGATATGGAAGGAGCAGTGCAAGCATACGTGTCTGCCCTTCAGTACAACCCT GACTTGTACTGTGTTCGTAGTGACCTGGGGAACCTGCTCAAAGCCCTGGGTCGCTTGGAAGAAGCCAAG GCCTGTTACTTAAAGGCAATTGAGACTCAACCAAACTTTGCAGTGGCTTGGAGTAATCTTGGCTGTGTTTTCAATGCCCAAGGAGAAATTTGGCTTGCAATTCATCACTTTGAAAAG gctgTAACACTTGACCCAAATTTTTTGGATGCTTATATCAATCTGGGAAATGTCCTGAAGGAAGCAAGAATATTTGACAG AGCTGTAGCAGCTTATCTACGAGCCTTGAGTTTGAGTCCAAACCATGCAGTTGTGCATGGCAACCTTGCCTGTGTGTATTATGAGCAAGGACTAATAGACCTGGCGATAGACACTTACAGGAGGGCCATTGAACTGCAACCCCACTTCCCTGATGCCTACTGCAACTTGGCCAATGCCTTGAAGGAGAAGGGCAGT GTGGTAGAAGCAGAAGAATGCTACAACACAGCTCTTCGACTTTGTCCCACTCATGCAGATTCTCTCAACAATCTAGCAAACATCAAACGAGAACAGGGGAATATTGAGGAAGCTGTCCGTCTTTATCGGAAGGCTCTTGAG gtGTTTCCAGAGTTTGCTGCTGCACATTCAAATCTAGCAAGTGTTCTGCAACAGCAAGGGAAGTTACAGGAAGCTCTGATGCATTACAAGGAGGCTATTAG AATCAGCCCCACATTTGCAGATGCTTATTCTAATATGGGAAATACTTTGAAGGAAATGCAAGATGTTCAAGGAGCTCTCCAGTGCTACACCCGTGCTATTCAGATAAACCCGGCATTTGCTGATGCCCACAGCAACCTGGCCTCTATTCACAAG GATTCAGGGAATATACCAGAAGCCATTGCCTCTTACCGCACTGCTCTGAAACTGAAACCTGATTTCCCAGATGCCTACTGCAACTTGGCCCACTGTTTGCAG aTTGTCTGTGACTGGACAGACTATGATGAAAGAATGAAGAAGCTGGTTAGCATTGTAGCCGatcagctggagaaaaacagaCTGCCTTCTGTCCACCCACATCATAGCATGCTGTATCCCCTTTCTCACAGTTTTAGGAAGGCTATTGCTGAGAGACATGGAAATTTGTGTTTGGACAAG ATTAACGTTCTTCACAAGCCACCGTATGAACATCCCAAGGATTTGAAGGCCAGTGAGGGTCGACTTCGTATTGGCTATGTGAGCTCTGATTTTGGAAACCATCCAACCTCACACCTAATGCAGTCAATCCCAGGCATGCATAACCCAGAaaaatttgag GTATTCTGTTATGCTCTGAGTCCTGATGATGGTACCAACTTCCGTGTAAAAGTGATGGCTGAAGCAAATCATTTTGTTGACTTATCTCAG GACAGAGACTTAATGATTGATGGAGAGATTTTACCCCTTTGTCAAAAGGCTGTTCTG atACCATGtaatggaaaagcagcagaccGCATCCATCAAGATGGGATACACATTCTCATTAATATGAATGGTTACACCAAAGGAGCACGAAATGAATTATTTGCCCTGAGACCAGCACCTGTTCAG gCGATGTGGCTAGGGTACCCTGGAACCAGTGGGGCGTTGTTCATGGATTATATCATCACGGATAAAGAAACTTCCCCAGTTGAGGTGGCTGAGCAGTATTCAGAGAAATTAGCTTACATGCCAAACACTTTCTTTATTGGAGACCATGCCAACATGTTCCCACATCTGAAG aaaaaagcagTCATTGATTTCAAGTCCAATGGCCACATTTATGACAACAGAATTGTTTTGAATGGCATTGACTTGAAGGCTTTCCTTGACAGCCTCCCCGATGTCAAGATTGTTAAG ATGAAGTGTCCCGACAGTTGTGACAATGCAGATGGCAATGCCGCCCTCAGTATGCCAGTCATTCCTATGAACACGATTGCAGAAGCTGTGATTGAGATGATAAATCGTGGGCAAATTCAGATAACTATCAATGGATTCAACATCAGTAATGGATTAGCAACTACTCAG ATTAACAACAAAGCAGCGACTGGTGAAGAAGTTCCACGCACTATAATTGTTACTACACGCTCTCAGTATGGCTTACCAGAAGATGCTGTTGTGTACTGCAACTTCAATCAGCTGTATAAGATTGATCCTTCCACTTTACAGATGTGGGCTAAT atTCTAAAAAGAGTTCCAAACagtgtgctgtggctgctgcgTTTCCCAGCTGTAGGAGAACCCAATATTCAGCAATACGCACAAAACTTGGGTCTTTCCCAAAACCGAATCATCTTTTCTCCTGTTGCCCCTAAAGAAGAACATGTGAGAAGAGGGCAGTTGGCTGACGTTTGCCTAGACACTCCGCTTTGCAATGGGCACACGACTGGGATGGATGTGCTCTGGGCTGGCACTCCCATGGTCACTATGCCAG gggAGACTCTTGCATCTCGAgttgctgcctcccagctcaCTTGCCTGGGTTGTCTTGAGCTCATTGCAAAAAGTAGACAGGAATATGAGGACATTGCTGTGAAACTGGGAACTGATCTGGAATA CCTGAAAAAAATACGTGGCAAAGTCTGGAAGCAGAGAATATCCAGTCCTTTGTTCAACACGAAACAGTACACAATGGACCTGGAGCGGCTTTATCTTCAGATGTGGGATCACTACGCTGCTGGCAACAAACCGGACCACATGATTAAGCCTGTAGAGGCCAGTGAATCTGCATGA
- the OGT gene encoding UDP-N-acetylglucosamine--peptide N-acetylglucosaminyltransferase 110 kDa subunit isoform X5 produces the protein MHTNKFFFSFFSFYKYSPSLVSLFFNCSKACYLKAIETQPNFAVAWSNLGCVFNAQGEIWLAIHHFEKAVTLDPNFLDAYINLGNVLKEARIFDRAVAAYLRALSLSPNHAVVHGNLACVYYEQGLIDLAIDTYRRAIELQPHFPDAYCNLANALKEKGSVVEAEECYNTALRLCPTHADSLNNLANIKREQGNIEEAVRLYRKALEVFPEFAAAHSNLASVLQQQGKLQEALMHYKEAIRISPTFADAYSNMGNTLKEMQDVQGALQCYTRAIQINPAFADAHSNLASIHKDSGNIPEAIASYRTALKLKPDFPDAYCNLAHCLQIVCDWTDYDERMKKLVSIVADQLEKNRLPSVHPHHSMLYPLSHSFRKAIAERHGNLCLDKINVLHKPPYEHPKDLKASEGRLRIGYVSSDFGNHPTSHLMQSIPGMHNPEKFEVFCYALSPDDGTNFRVKVMAEANHFVDLSQDRDLMIDGEILPLCQKAVLIPCNGKAADRIHQDGIHILINMNGYTKGARNELFALRPAPVQAMWLGYPGTSGALFMDYIITDKETSPVEVAEQYSEKLAYMPNTFFIGDHANMFPHLKKKAVIDFKSNGHIYDNRIVLNGIDLKAFLDSLPDVKIVKMKCPDSCDNADGNAALSMPVIPMNTIAEAVIEMINRGQIQITINGFNISNGLATTQINNKAATGEEVPRTIIVTTRSQYGLPEDAVVYCNFNQLYKIDPSTLQMWANILKRVPNSVLWLLRFPAVGEPNIQQYAQNLGLSQNRIIFSPVAPKEEHVRRGQLADVCLDTPLCNGHTTGMDVLWAGTPMVTMPGETLASRVAASQLTCLGCLELIAKSRQEYEDIAVKLGTDLEYLKKIRGKVWKQRISSPLFNTKQYTMDLERLYLQMWDHYAAGNKPDHMIKPVEASESA, from the exons ATGCACActaacaaattttttttctcatttttttctttttacaaatatTCCCCTTCCCTTGTATCTCTCTTCTTTAACTGTTCCAAGGCCTGTTACTTAAAGGCAATTGAGACTCAACCAAACTTTGCAGTGGCTTGGAGTAATCTTGGCTGTGTTTTCAATGCCCAAGGAGAAATTTGGCTTGCAATTCATCACTTTGAAAAG gctgTAACACTTGACCCAAATTTTTTGGATGCTTATATCAATCTGGGAAATGTCCTGAAGGAAGCAAGAATATTTGACAG AGCTGTAGCAGCTTATCTACGAGCCTTGAGTTTGAGTCCAAACCATGCAGTTGTGCATGGCAACCTTGCCTGTGTGTATTATGAGCAAGGACTAATAGACCTGGCGATAGACACTTACAGGAGGGCCATTGAACTGCAACCCCACTTCCCTGATGCCTACTGCAACTTGGCCAATGCCTTGAAGGAGAAGGGCAGT GTGGTAGAAGCAGAAGAATGCTACAACACAGCTCTTCGACTTTGTCCCACTCATGCAGATTCTCTCAACAATCTAGCAAACATCAAACGAGAACAGGGGAATATTGAGGAAGCTGTCCGTCTTTATCGGAAGGCTCTTGAG gtGTTTCCAGAGTTTGCTGCTGCACATTCAAATCTAGCAAGTGTTCTGCAACAGCAAGGGAAGTTACAGGAAGCTCTGATGCATTACAAGGAGGCTATTAG AATCAGCCCCACATTTGCAGATGCTTATTCTAATATGGGAAATACTTTGAAGGAAATGCAAGATGTTCAAGGAGCTCTCCAGTGCTACACCCGTGCTATTCAGATAAACCCGGCATTTGCTGATGCCCACAGCAACCTGGCCTCTATTCACAAG GATTCAGGGAATATACCAGAAGCCATTGCCTCTTACCGCACTGCTCTGAAACTGAAACCTGATTTCCCAGATGCCTACTGCAACTTGGCCCACTGTTTGCAG aTTGTCTGTGACTGGACAGACTATGATGAAAGAATGAAGAAGCTGGTTAGCATTGTAGCCGatcagctggagaaaaacagaCTGCCTTCTGTCCACCCACATCATAGCATGCTGTATCCCCTTTCTCACAGTTTTAGGAAGGCTATTGCTGAGAGACATGGAAATTTGTGTTTGGACAAG ATTAACGTTCTTCACAAGCCACCGTATGAACATCCCAAGGATTTGAAGGCCAGTGAGGGTCGACTTCGTATTGGCTATGTGAGCTCTGATTTTGGAAACCATCCAACCTCACACCTAATGCAGTCAATCCCAGGCATGCATAACCCAGAaaaatttgag GTATTCTGTTATGCTCTGAGTCCTGATGATGGTACCAACTTCCGTGTAAAAGTGATGGCTGAAGCAAATCATTTTGTTGACTTATCTCAG GACAGAGACTTAATGATTGATGGAGAGATTTTACCCCTTTGTCAAAAGGCTGTTCTG atACCATGtaatggaaaagcagcagaccGCATCCATCAAGATGGGATACACATTCTCATTAATATGAATGGTTACACCAAAGGAGCACGAAATGAATTATTTGCCCTGAGACCAGCACCTGTTCAG gCGATGTGGCTAGGGTACCCTGGAACCAGTGGGGCGTTGTTCATGGATTATATCATCACGGATAAAGAAACTTCCCCAGTTGAGGTGGCTGAGCAGTATTCAGAGAAATTAGCTTACATGCCAAACACTTTCTTTATTGGAGACCATGCCAACATGTTCCCACATCTGAAG aaaaaagcagTCATTGATTTCAAGTCCAATGGCCACATTTATGACAACAGAATTGTTTTGAATGGCATTGACTTGAAGGCTTTCCTTGACAGCCTCCCCGATGTCAAGATTGTTAAG ATGAAGTGTCCCGACAGTTGTGACAATGCAGATGGCAATGCCGCCCTCAGTATGCCAGTCATTCCTATGAACACGATTGCAGAAGCTGTGATTGAGATGATAAATCGTGGGCAAATTCAGATAACTATCAATGGATTCAACATCAGTAATGGATTAGCAACTACTCAG ATTAACAACAAAGCAGCGACTGGTGAAGAAGTTCCACGCACTATAATTGTTACTACACGCTCTCAGTATGGCTTACCAGAAGATGCTGTTGTGTACTGCAACTTCAATCAGCTGTATAAGATTGATCCTTCCACTTTACAGATGTGGGCTAAT atTCTAAAAAGAGTTCCAAACagtgtgctgtggctgctgcgTTTCCCAGCTGTAGGAGAACCCAATATTCAGCAATACGCACAAAACTTGGGTCTTTCCCAAAACCGAATCATCTTTTCTCCTGTTGCCCCTAAAGAAGAACATGTGAGAAGAGGGCAGTTGGCTGACGTTTGCCTAGACACTCCGCTTTGCAATGGGCACACGACTGGGATGGATGTGCTCTGGGCTGGCACTCCCATGGTCACTATGCCAG gggAGACTCTTGCATCTCGAgttgctgcctcccagctcaCTTGCCTGGGTTGTCTTGAGCTCATTGCAAAAAGTAGACAGGAATATGAGGACATTGCTGTGAAACTGGGAACTGATCTGGAATA CCTGAAAAAAATACGTGGCAAAGTCTGGAAGCAGAGAATATCCAGTCCTTTGTTCAACACGAAACAGTACACAATGGACCTGGAGCGGCTTTATCTTCAGATGTGGGATCACTACGCTGCTGGCAACAAACCGGACCACATGATTAAGCCTGTAGAGGCCAGTGAATCTGCATGA